One window of Candidatus Dormiibacterota bacterium genomic DNA carries:
- a CDS encoding XdhC/CoxI family protein: MRDVLPEISQWEERGDRVAVATVVGVQRSAPRAPGAKMAVSERGEIAGGVSGGCVEGAVVEIAEQVMGGAPPQLVHFGIADSEAWDVGLPCGGEIDVWIQERRPSRFEEIAREGGRAAEVTVVEGPQLGAKLGIDADGGRWGSLGSPEQDDEATRIAGELLWSDASERRGPLFIDVTFPPPRLILFGAVDIAAHLCTLAKGCGWRPYVVDPRARFATPDRFPDAVEVIASWPDEAFARLGGIDPATSIVVLTHDPKLDDAALTIALRSPARFVGAMGSRRAQASRRERLLAAGMTDEELERLSAPVGLDLGAIGREETALSVLAEVVAARHGRDGGRLATGGGRIHQVPA, from the coding sequence GTGAGAGACGTGTTGCCTGAGATCAGTCAATGGGAAGAGCGCGGCGACCGGGTCGCCGTCGCCACGGTGGTGGGGGTGCAGCGTTCGGCTCCCCGGGCGCCGGGAGCGAAAATGGCCGTGAGCGAGCGCGGCGAGATCGCCGGCGGCGTGTCGGGCGGTTGCGTCGAAGGCGCCGTGGTCGAGATCGCCGAGCAGGTGATGGGCGGCGCGCCGCCCCAGCTGGTGCACTTCGGAATTGCTGACTCGGAGGCGTGGGACGTGGGGCTTCCGTGCGGCGGCGAGATCGACGTGTGGATCCAGGAGCGAAGGCCGAGCCGGTTTGAGGAGATCGCCCGGGAAGGCGGCCGGGCGGCCGAGGTAACCGTCGTCGAGGGACCGCAGCTCGGCGCCAAGCTCGGCATCGACGCCGATGGCGGGCGCTGGGGCTCGCTCGGGTCGCCCGAGCAGGACGACGAGGCGACCCGGATCGCCGGTGAGCTGCTGTGGAGCGACGCGTCGGAGCGCCGCGGCCCGCTGTTCATCGATGTGACCTTCCCGCCACCGCGGTTGATCCTGTTCGGGGCGGTGGACATCGCTGCGCACCTGTGCACGCTGGCGAAGGGCTGCGGTTGGAGGCCGTACGTCGTCGACCCGCGCGCACGGTTCGCGACGCCGGACCGGTTTCCCGACGCGGTCGAGGTGATCGCCTCCTGGCCCGACGAGGCGTTCGCGCGCCTCGGCGGGATCGACCCCGCGACGTCGATCGTCGTCCTCACCCACGACCCCAAGCTCGACGATGCGGCGCTGACGATCGCGCTGCGGTCTCCGGCACGGTTCGTCGGCGCGATGGGTTCGCGCCGGGCGCAGGCATCGCGCCGCGAGCGGCTGCTGGCCGCGGGGATGACCGACGAGGAGCTCGAGCGGCTGTCGGCCCCGGTCGGATTGGACCTGGGGGCGATCGGGCGTGAGGAGACGGCCCTGTCGGTGCTGGCCGAGGTGGTCGCCGCGCGCCACGGCCGCGACGGCGGCCGGCTGGCGACGGGAGGAGGGCGGATCCACCAGGTGCCGGCGTGA
- a CDS encoding nucleotidyltransferase family protein, whose protein sequence is MIGGLILAAGEGTRFGSEPKLLAELGGRPLLEHAVRAQCRVPALERVVVVLGAHADRLLAEVDFMRAEPVVCDTWAEGQSASLRRGLRELQEASKVIVTLGDEPLITSETVARFAAEPPGTQAVYDGRPGHPVVLGPDQLRALLGLTGDRGARDLLAGGPKIELGDRRGMGRDVDTTEDLERMRNEARAVV, encoded by the coding sequence GTGATCGGCGGCCTCATCCTTGCCGCCGGCGAAGGCACCCGCTTCGGGTCTGAGCCGAAGCTGTTAGCCGAGCTCGGCGGACGGCCGCTGCTCGAGCACGCCGTGCGCGCTCAGTGTCGCGTTCCCGCACTCGAGCGGGTCGTCGTCGTGCTCGGCGCCCATGCCGACCGGCTGCTCGCGGAGGTGGACTTCATGCGTGCGGAGCCGGTCGTGTGCGACACCTGGGCGGAGGGCCAGTCGGCGTCGCTGCGGCGCGGCCTGCGGGAGTTACAAGAGGCTTCGAAGGTGATCGTGACGCTCGGCGACGAGCCGTTGATCACGAGTGAGACCGTCGCCCGCTTCGCCGCCGAGCCGCCGGGCACGCAGGCTGTCTACGATGGCCGCCCCGGCCACCCGGTGGTGCTCGGTCCAGATCAGCTCCGGGCTCTGCTGGGGCTGACCGGCGACCGTGGTGCCCGCGACCTGCTGGCAGGCGGACCAAAGATCGAGCTTGGTGATCGACGCGGGATGGGCCGCGACGTCGATACAACCGAAGACCTGGAGAGGATGCGCAATGAAGCTAGAGCAGTCGTTTGA
- a CDS encoding SRPBCC family protein: MIDAGWAATSIQPKTWRGCAMKLEQSFEVEAPLEQVWAALIDVERVAPNLPGAAVTGRNDDGTYNGTFTIKIGPTTASYTGKLEMQNVDEGSHSATMYAQGSDRRGQGGATATISSRLTALGDRTRVEVATDYHITGRLARFGRGGMIEDISERLLREFASRLQSSLAGGPPTVEHQADVADQVPAAGPPAESEQPTNETAITPAVEAEAEAAAPPPTEVAEAVEAVPPPTEAVPPTETVPPTEAVPPPPPPTEAVPPPPAPTGAGPPPPPPPGAGPPPPPPPGAGPPPPPPPPPPPPADSAPPVQGLSLVGGVVLSRIKRNPAPLIGVIAGLVLLRLLFRKR, encoded by the coding sequence GTGATCGACGCGGGATGGGCCGCGACGTCGATACAACCGAAGACCTGGAGAGGATGCGCAATGAAGCTAGAGCAGTCGTTTGAGGTCGAGGCGCCGCTGGAACAGGTGTGGGCGGCATTGATCGACGTCGAGCGGGTCGCGCCGAACCTGCCCGGTGCCGCGGTCACGGGCCGCAACGACGACGGCACCTACAACGGCACGTTCACGATCAAGATCGGCCCGACGACCGCGTCCTACACGGGGAAGCTCGAGATGCAGAACGTCGACGAGGGGTCCCATAGCGCGACGATGTACGCCCAGGGATCGGACCGGCGTGGGCAGGGAGGGGCGACCGCCACGATCTCCTCGAGGCTAACCGCGCTGGGCGACCGCACGCGCGTCGAGGTCGCGACCGACTACCACATCACCGGCAGGCTGGCCAGGTTCGGGCGTGGCGGGATGATCGAGGACATCTCCGAGCGCCTGCTGCGCGAGTTCGCGAGCCGCCTGCAGTCCTCGCTGGCGGGAGGGCCACCGACCGTGGAGCACCAGGCGGATGTCGCCGATCAGGTGCCGGCAGCGGGCCCGCCCGCGGAGTCCGAGCAACCCACGAACGAGACGGCCATCACCCCGGCCGTTGAAGCGGAGGCGGAGGCAGCGGCCCCGCCGCCAACCGAGGTGGCCGAGGCGGTGGAGGCGGTACCGCCGCCGACTGAAGCGGTGCCACCGACCGAGACGGTCCCGCCGACCGAGGCGGTCCCGCCGCCACCACCGCCGACCGAGGCGGTCCCGCCGCCACCAGCGCCGACCGGGGCCGGACCGCCGCCACCACCGCCTCCCGGAGCCGGACCACCGCCACCGCCGCCCCCCGGGGCCGGACCACCGCCGCCACCTCCACCTCCGCCGCCTCCACCGGCCGACTCGGCTCCCCCCGTCCAGGGGCTGTCGCTCGTCGGCGGGGTCGTGCTGAGCCGGATCAAGCGAAACCCGGCCCCGTTGATCGGCGTGATCGCTGGGCTGGTGTTGCTGCGGCTGCTGTTCCGGAAGCGCTAG